Proteins found in one Hyla sarda isolate aHylSar1 chromosome 7, aHylSar1.hap1, whole genome shotgun sequence genomic segment:
- the FUBP1 gene encoding far upstream element-binding protein 1 isoform X7 — MADYSTVPPPSSGATGAVNDAFKDALQRARQIAAKIGGDAGPPAVNTNDYGFTGQKRPLDDGDQPEAKKVAPTNNDSFQSSMPPMHQQQRAVLTEEYKVPDGMVGFIIGRGGEQISRIQQDSGCKIQIASDSGGMPDRSCMLTGTPDSVQAAKRLLDQIVEKGRPTPYHHGDGPGNTVQEIMIPASKAGLVIGKGGETIKQLQERAGVKMVMIQDGPQNTGADKPLRITGDPYKVQQAKDMVLELIRDQGGFREARNEYGSRLGGNEGIDVPIPRFAVGIVIGRNGEMIKKIQNDAGVRIQFKPDDGSTPERIAQISGPPDRCQHAAEIITDLLRSVQQSGNGGGPGPGGRGRGRGQGNWNMGPPGGLQEFNFFVLTVKTGLIIGKGGETIKSISQQSGARIELQRNPPPNSDPNMKLFTIRGTPQQIDYARQLIEEKIGGPVNPLGPPVPHGPHGGVPGPHGPPGPQGPGQPMGPYNPPPYNPGPPGPAPHGPPAPYAPQGWGNTYPHWQQPAPADPIDPPAAPQAGQVDYTKAWEEYYKKMGQQAPAQDYSKAWEEYYKKQGQTVPAAGAAPPAGQADYSAAWAEYYRQQAAYYAQTSPQAMPQHPPAPQGQ; from the exons ATTGCTGCAAAAATTGGAGGTGATGCTGGTCCCCCAGCTGTTAACACCAATGACTATGGCTTTACCGGGCAGAAGAGGCCACTGGATGACGGAG ATCAACCAGAAGCAAAGAAAGTTGCTCCTACTAATAATGACT CTTTCCAGTCTTCAATGCCTCCTATGCATCAGCAACAGAG GGCTGTTCTAACAGAAGAGTACAAAGTTCCAGATGGAATGGTTGGATTCA TTATTGGAAGAGGCGGTGAACAGATATCACGCATTCAACAAGACTCTGGATGCAAAATACAAATTGCTTCCG atAGCGGTGGTATGCCTGACAGGTCCTGCATGTTAACTGGCACCCCTGACTCTGTACA AGCTGCAAAGAGACTACTAGATCAGATAGTGGAGAAGGGTAGGCCTACACCTTACCATCATGGAGACGGTCCAGGAAATACGGTTCAGGAAATCATGATTCCAGCCAGTAAAGCTGGCTTAGTTATTGGCAAAGGAGGCGAGACCATTAAACAGCTGCAG GAACGTGCAGGGGTTAAAATGGTCATGATTCAAGATGGACCTCAGAACACAGGAGCAGACAAGCCATTGAGAATTACTGGGGATCCTTACAAAGTACAG CAAGCAAAGGATATGGTATTAGAATTAATACGTGACCAAGGAGGTTTCAGGGAAGCAAGGAATGAATACGGTTCAAGATTAGGTGGCAATGAAGGGATAGAT GTCCCAATACCACGATTTGCAGTTGGAATTGTAATAGGTAGAAATGGCGAAATGATAAAGAAAATTCAGAATGACGCAGGTGTTAGAATACAGTTTAAACCAG ATGATGGATCAACTCCAGAAAGAATAGCACAAATTAGTGGtcctccagacaggtgtcagcatgcAGCAGAGATCATCACAGACTTGCTCCGTAGTGTCCAG cagtctGGAAATGGTGGTGGTCCTGGTCCAGGTGGAAGAGGAAGGGGCAGAGGCCAAGGAAACTGGAACATGGGCCCCCCAGGCGGACTTCAAGAGTTCAATTTCTTTGTCTTGACAGTAAAAACTGGCCTCATAATTGGAAAAG GGGGTGAGACTATTAAAAGCATAAGCCAACAGTCTGGTGCCAGAATAGAGCTACAGAGAAACCCTCCACCAAACTCTGACCCCAACATGAAGTTATTTACCATTCGTGGGACTCCTCAGCAAATAGATTATGCAAGACAACTTATTGAAGAGAAGATAGGG GGTCCAGTAAATCCATTAGGTCCTCCAGTTCCTCATGGCCCTCATGGTGGTGTACCTGGACCCCATGGACCTCCAGGACCCCAAGGCCCCGGGCAACCAATGGGACCCTACAACCCTCCACCATACAACCCAGGTCCCCCAGGACCTGCACCCCA TGGCCCTCCTGCTCCTTACGCCCCTCAGGGCTGGGGAAATACATACCCACACTGGCAGCAGCCAGCTCCAGCAGATCCAA TTGATCCCCCAGCTGCACCTCAAGCTGGACAAGTGGACTACACAAAAGCTTGGGAAGAGTATTACAAAAAAATGG gtcaaCAAGCACCAGCACAAGATTATTCCAAAGCATGGGAAGAATACTATAAAAAGCAAG GACAAACCGTTCCAGCAGCAGGAGCAGCTCCACCTGCTGGTCAAGCAGATTACAGTGCTGCCTGGGCAGAATACTACAGACAGCAAGCAGCATATTATGCTCAGACAAGTCCACAAGCAATGCCACAGCATCCCCCCGCACCACAG ggccAATAA
- the FUBP1 gene encoding far upstream element-binding protein 1 isoform X5 yields the protein MADYSTVPPPSSGATGAVNDAFKDALQRARQIAAKIGGDAGPPAVNTNDYGFTGQKRPLDDGDQPEAKKVAPTNNDSFQSSMPPMHQQQRAVLTEEYKVPDGMVGFIIGRGGEQISRIQQDSGCKIQIASDSGGMPDRSCMLTGTPDSVQAAKRLLDQIVEKGRPTPYHHGDGPGNTVQEIMIPASKAGLVIGKGGETIKQLQERAGVKMVMIQDGPQNTGADKPLRITGDPYKVQQAKDMVLELIRDQGGFREARNEYGSRLGGNEGIDVPIPRFAVGIVIGRNGEMIKKIQNDAGVRIQFKPDDGSTPERIAQISGPPDRCQHAAEIITDLLRSVQQSGNGGGPGPGGRGRGRGQGNWNMGPPGGLQEFNFFVLTVKTGLIIGKGGETIKSISQQSGARIELQRNPPPNSDPNMKLFTIRGTPQQIDYARQLIEEKIGGPVNPLGPPVPHGPHGGVPGPHGPPGPQGPGQPMGPYNPPPYNPGPPGPAPHGPPAPYAPQGWGNTYPHWQQPAPADPSKAGTDPNSAAWAAYYAHYYQQQAPQPPAAPSAGPASTQTNGQVDPPAAPQAGQVDYTKAWEEYYKKMGQQAPAQDYSKAWEEYYKKQGQTVPAAGAAPPAGQADYSAAWAEYYRQQAAYYAQTSPQAMPQHPPAPQGQ from the exons ATTGCTGCAAAAATTGGAGGTGATGCTGGTCCCCCAGCTGTTAACACCAATGACTATGGCTTTACCGGGCAGAAGAGGCCACTGGATGACGGAG ATCAACCAGAAGCAAAGAAAGTTGCTCCTACTAATAATGACT CTTTCCAGTCTTCAATGCCTCCTATGCATCAGCAACAGAG GGCTGTTCTAACAGAAGAGTACAAAGTTCCAGATGGAATGGTTGGATTCA TTATTGGAAGAGGCGGTGAACAGATATCACGCATTCAACAAGACTCTGGATGCAAAATACAAATTGCTTCCG atAGCGGTGGTATGCCTGACAGGTCCTGCATGTTAACTGGCACCCCTGACTCTGTACA AGCTGCAAAGAGACTACTAGATCAGATAGTGGAGAAGGGTAGGCCTACACCTTACCATCATGGAGACGGTCCAGGAAATACGGTTCAGGAAATCATGATTCCAGCCAGTAAAGCTGGCTTAGTTATTGGCAAAGGAGGCGAGACCATTAAACAGCTGCAG GAACGTGCAGGGGTTAAAATGGTCATGATTCAAGATGGACCTCAGAACACAGGAGCAGACAAGCCATTGAGAATTACTGGGGATCCTTACAAAGTACAG CAAGCAAAGGATATGGTATTAGAATTAATACGTGACCAAGGAGGTTTCAGGGAAGCAAGGAATGAATACGGTTCAAGATTAGGTGGCAATGAAGGGATAGAT GTCCCAATACCACGATTTGCAGTTGGAATTGTAATAGGTAGAAATGGCGAAATGATAAAGAAAATTCAGAATGACGCAGGTGTTAGAATACAGTTTAAACCAG ATGATGGATCAACTCCAGAAAGAATAGCACAAATTAGTGGtcctccagacaggtgtcagcatgcAGCAGAGATCATCACAGACTTGCTCCGTAGTGTCCAG cagtctGGAAATGGTGGTGGTCCTGGTCCAGGTGGAAGAGGAAGGGGCAGAGGCCAAGGAAACTGGAACATGGGCCCCCCAGGCGGACTTCAAGAGTTCAATTTCTTTGTCTTGACAGTAAAAACTGGCCTCATAATTGGAAAAG GGGGTGAGACTATTAAAAGCATAAGCCAACAGTCTGGTGCCAGAATAGAGCTACAGAGAAACCCTCCACCAAACTCTGACCCCAACATGAAGTTATTTACCATTCGTGGGACTCCTCAGCAAATAGATTATGCAAGACAACTTATTGAAGAGAAGATAGGG GGTCCAGTAAATCCATTAGGTCCTCCAGTTCCTCATGGCCCTCATGGTGGTGTACCTGGACCCCATGGACCTCCAGGACCCCAAGGCCCCGGGCAACCAATGGGACCCTACAACCCTCCACCATACAACCCAGGTCCCCCAGGACCTGCACCCCA TGGCCCTCCTGCTCCTTACGCCCCTCAGGGCTGGGGAAATACATACCCACACTGGCAGCAGCCAGCTCCAGCAGATCCAA GTAAAGCAGGAACAGACCCCAATTCTGCAGCTTGGGCAGCTTATTATGCTCACTATTACCAACAGCAAGCACCCCAACCACCTGCAGCACCATCTGCTGGACCAGCTTCAACCCAAACTAATGGACAAG TTGATCCCCCAGCTGCACCTCAAGCTGGACAAGTGGACTACACAAAAGCTTGGGAAGAGTATTACAAAAAAATGG gtcaaCAAGCACCAGCACAAGATTATTCCAAAGCATGGGAAGAATACTATAAAAAGCAAG GACAAACCGTTCCAGCAGCAGGAGCAGCTCCACCTGCTGGTCAAGCAGATTACAGTGCTGCCTGGGCAGAATACTACAGACAGCAAGCAGCATATTATGCTCAGACAAGTCCACAAGCAATGCCACAGCATCCCCCCGCACCACAG ggccAATAA
- the FUBP1 gene encoding far upstream element-binding protein 1 isoform X3 — protein sequence MADYSTVPPPSSGATGAVNDAFKDALQRARQIAAKIGGDAGPPAVNTNDYGFTGQKRPLDDGDQPEAKKVAPTNNDSFQSSMPPMHQQQRAVLTEEYKVPDGMVGFIIGRGGEQISRIQQDSGCKIQIASDSGGMPDRSCMLTGTPDSVQAAKRLLDQIVEKGRPTPYHHGDGPGNTVQEIMIPASKAGLVIGKGGETIKQLQERAGVKMVMIQDGPQNTGADKPLRITGDPYKVQQAKDMVLELIRDQGGFREARNEYGSRLGGNEGIDEDEMSQGYGRGDFEEFELSVPIPRFAVGIVIGRNGEMIKKIQNDAGVRIQFKPDDGSTPERIAQISGPPDRCQHAAEIITDLLRSVQQSGNGGGPGPGGRGRGRGQGNWNMGPPGGLQEFNFFVLTVKTGLIIGKGGETIKSISQQSGARIELQRNPPPNSDPNMKLFTIRGTPQQIDYARQLIEEKIGGPVNPLGPPVPHGPHGGVPGPHGPPGPQGPGQPMGPYNPPPYNPGPPGPAPHGPPAPYAPQGWGNTYPHWQQPAPADPSKAGTDPNSAAWAAYYAHYYQQQAPQPPAAPSAGPASTQTNGQVDPPAAPQAGQVDYTKAWEEYYKKMGQQAPAQDYSKAWEEYYKKQGQTVPAAGAAPPAGQADYSAAWAEYYRQQAAYYAQTSPQAMPQHPPAPQGQ from the exons ATTGCTGCAAAAATTGGAGGTGATGCTGGTCCCCCAGCTGTTAACACCAATGACTATGGCTTTACCGGGCAGAAGAGGCCACTGGATGACGGAG ATCAACCAGAAGCAAAGAAAGTTGCTCCTACTAATAATGACT CTTTCCAGTCTTCAATGCCTCCTATGCATCAGCAACAGAG GGCTGTTCTAACAGAAGAGTACAAAGTTCCAGATGGAATGGTTGGATTCA TTATTGGAAGAGGCGGTGAACAGATATCACGCATTCAACAAGACTCTGGATGCAAAATACAAATTGCTTCCG atAGCGGTGGTATGCCTGACAGGTCCTGCATGTTAACTGGCACCCCTGACTCTGTACA AGCTGCAAAGAGACTACTAGATCAGATAGTGGAGAAGGGTAGGCCTACACCTTACCATCATGGAGACGGTCCAGGAAATACGGTTCAGGAAATCATGATTCCAGCCAGTAAAGCTGGCTTAGTTATTGGCAAAGGAGGCGAGACCATTAAACAGCTGCAG GAACGTGCAGGGGTTAAAATGGTCATGATTCAAGATGGACCTCAGAACACAGGAGCAGACAAGCCATTGAGAATTACTGGGGATCCTTACAAAGTACAG CAAGCAAAGGATATGGTATTAGAATTAATACGTGACCAAGGAGGTTTCAGGGAAGCAAGGAATGAATACGGTTCAAGATTAGGTGGCAATGAAGGGATAGAT GAGGATGAGATGTCTCAGGGGTATGGTCGTGGAGACTTTGAAGAATTtgaattatcg GTCCCAATACCACGATTTGCAGTTGGAATTGTAATAGGTAGAAATGGCGAAATGATAAAGAAAATTCAGAATGACGCAGGTGTTAGAATACAGTTTAAACCAG ATGATGGATCAACTCCAGAAAGAATAGCACAAATTAGTGGtcctccagacaggtgtcagcatgcAGCAGAGATCATCACAGACTTGCTCCGTAGTGTCCAG cagtctGGAAATGGTGGTGGTCCTGGTCCAGGTGGAAGAGGAAGGGGCAGAGGCCAAGGAAACTGGAACATGGGCCCCCCAGGCGGACTTCAAGAGTTCAATTTCTTTGTCTTGACAGTAAAAACTGGCCTCATAATTGGAAAAG GGGGTGAGACTATTAAAAGCATAAGCCAACAGTCTGGTGCCAGAATAGAGCTACAGAGAAACCCTCCACCAAACTCTGACCCCAACATGAAGTTATTTACCATTCGTGGGACTCCTCAGCAAATAGATTATGCAAGACAACTTATTGAAGAGAAGATAGGG GGTCCAGTAAATCCATTAGGTCCTCCAGTTCCTCATGGCCCTCATGGTGGTGTACCTGGACCCCATGGACCTCCAGGACCCCAAGGCCCCGGGCAACCAATGGGACCCTACAACCCTCCACCATACAACCCAGGTCCCCCAGGACCTGCACCCCA TGGCCCTCCTGCTCCTTACGCCCCTCAGGGCTGGGGAAATACATACCCACACTGGCAGCAGCCAGCTCCAGCAGATCCAA GTAAAGCAGGAACAGACCCCAATTCTGCAGCTTGGGCAGCTTATTATGCTCACTATTACCAACAGCAAGCACCCCAACCACCTGCAGCACCATCTGCTGGACCAGCTTCAACCCAAACTAATGGACAAG TTGATCCCCCAGCTGCACCTCAAGCTGGACAAGTGGACTACACAAAAGCTTGGGAAGAGTATTACAAAAAAATGG gtcaaCAAGCACCAGCACAAGATTATTCCAAAGCATGGGAAGAATACTATAAAAAGCAAG GACAAACCGTTCCAGCAGCAGGAGCAGCTCCACCTGCTGGTCAAGCAGATTACAGTGCTGCCTGGGCAGAATACTACAGACAGCAAGCAGCATATTATGCTCAGACAAGTCCACAAGCAATGCCACAGCATCCCCCCGCACCACAG ggccAATAA
- the FUBP1 gene encoding far upstream element-binding protein 1 isoform X2, whose protein sequence is MADYSTVPPPSSGATGAVNDAFKDALQRARQIAAKIGGDAGPPAVNTNDYGFTGQKRPLDDGGAFIEWEVASDSHQPEAKKVAPTNNDSFQSSMPPMHQQQRAVLTEEYKVPDGMVGFIIGRGGEQISRIQQDSGCKIQIASDSGGMPDRSCMLTGTPDSVQAAKRLLDQIVEKGRPTPYHHGDGPGNTVQEIMIPASKAGLVIGKGGETIKQLQERAGVKMVMIQDGPQNTGADKPLRITGDPYKVQQAKDMVLELIRDQGGFREARNEYGSRLGGNEGIDEDEMSQGYGRGDFEEFELSVPIPRFAVGIVIGRNGEMIKKIQNDAGVRIQFKPDDGSTPERIAQISGPPDRCQHAAEIITDLLRSVQQSGNGGGPGPGGRGRGRGQGNWNMGPPGGLQEFNFFVLTVKTGLIIGKGGETIKSISQQSGARIELQRNPPPNSDPNMKLFTIRGTPQQIDYARQLIEEKIGGPVNPLGPPVPHGPHGGVPGPHGPPGPQGPGQPMGPYNPPPYNPGPPGPAPHGPPAPYAPQGWGNTYPHWQQPAPADPSKAGTDPNSAAWAAYYAHYYQQQAPQPPAAPSAGPASTQTNGQVDPPAAPQAGQVDYTKAWEEYYKKMGQQAPAQDYSKAWEEYYKKQGQTVPAAGAAPPAGQADYSAAWAEYYRQQAAYYAQTSPQAMPQHPPAPQV, encoded by the exons ATTGCTGCAAAAATTGGAGGTGATGCTGGTCCCCCAGCTGTTAACACCAATGACTATGGCTTTACCGGGCAGAAGAGGCCACTGGATGACGGAGGTGCGTTTATAGAATGGGAAGTTGCTTCAGATTCAC ATCAACCAGAAGCAAAGAAAGTTGCTCCTACTAATAATGACT CTTTCCAGTCTTCAATGCCTCCTATGCATCAGCAACAGAG GGCTGTTCTAACAGAAGAGTACAAAGTTCCAGATGGAATGGTTGGATTCA TTATTGGAAGAGGCGGTGAACAGATATCACGCATTCAACAAGACTCTGGATGCAAAATACAAATTGCTTCCG atAGCGGTGGTATGCCTGACAGGTCCTGCATGTTAACTGGCACCCCTGACTCTGTACA AGCTGCAAAGAGACTACTAGATCAGATAGTGGAGAAGGGTAGGCCTACACCTTACCATCATGGAGACGGTCCAGGAAATACGGTTCAGGAAATCATGATTCCAGCCAGTAAAGCTGGCTTAGTTATTGGCAAAGGAGGCGAGACCATTAAACAGCTGCAG GAACGTGCAGGGGTTAAAATGGTCATGATTCAAGATGGACCTCAGAACACAGGAGCAGACAAGCCATTGAGAATTACTGGGGATCCTTACAAAGTACAG CAAGCAAAGGATATGGTATTAGAATTAATACGTGACCAAGGAGGTTTCAGGGAAGCAAGGAATGAATACGGTTCAAGATTAGGTGGCAATGAAGGGATAGAT GAGGATGAGATGTCTCAGGGGTATGGTCGTGGAGACTTTGAAGAATTtgaattatcg GTCCCAATACCACGATTTGCAGTTGGAATTGTAATAGGTAGAAATGGCGAAATGATAAAGAAAATTCAGAATGACGCAGGTGTTAGAATACAGTTTAAACCAG ATGATGGATCAACTCCAGAAAGAATAGCACAAATTAGTGGtcctccagacaggtgtcagcatgcAGCAGAGATCATCACAGACTTGCTCCGTAGTGTCCAG cagtctGGAAATGGTGGTGGTCCTGGTCCAGGTGGAAGAGGAAGGGGCAGAGGCCAAGGAAACTGGAACATGGGCCCCCCAGGCGGACTTCAAGAGTTCAATTTCTTTGTCTTGACAGTAAAAACTGGCCTCATAATTGGAAAAG GGGGTGAGACTATTAAAAGCATAAGCCAACAGTCTGGTGCCAGAATAGAGCTACAGAGAAACCCTCCACCAAACTCTGACCCCAACATGAAGTTATTTACCATTCGTGGGACTCCTCAGCAAATAGATTATGCAAGACAACTTATTGAAGAGAAGATAGGG GGTCCAGTAAATCCATTAGGTCCTCCAGTTCCTCATGGCCCTCATGGTGGTGTACCTGGACCCCATGGACCTCCAGGACCCCAAGGCCCCGGGCAACCAATGGGACCCTACAACCCTCCACCATACAACCCAGGTCCCCCAGGACCTGCACCCCA TGGCCCTCCTGCTCCTTACGCCCCTCAGGGCTGGGGAAATACATACCCACACTGGCAGCAGCCAGCTCCAGCAGATCCAA GTAAAGCAGGAACAGACCCCAATTCTGCAGCTTGGGCAGCTTATTATGCTCACTATTACCAACAGCAAGCACCCCAACCACCTGCAGCACCATCTGCTGGACCAGCTTCAACCCAAACTAATGGACAAG TTGATCCCCCAGCTGCACCTCAAGCTGGACAAGTGGACTACACAAAAGCTTGGGAAGAGTATTACAAAAAAATGG gtcaaCAAGCACCAGCACAAGATTATTCCAAAGCATGGGAAGAATACTATAAAAAGCAAG GACAAACCGTTCCAGCAGCAGGAGCAGCTCCACCTGCTGGTCAAGCAGATTACAGTGCTGCCTGGGCAGAATACTACAGACAGCAAGCAGCATATTATGCTCAGACAAGTCCACAAGCAATGCCACAGCATCCCCCCGCACCACAG GTCTAA
- the FUBP1 gene encoding far upstream element-binding protein 1 isoform X4 has protein sequence MADYSTVPPPSSGATGAVNDAFKDALQRARQIAAKIGGDAGPPAVNTNDYGFTGQKRPLDDGGAFIEWEVASDSHQPEAKKVAPTNNDSFQSSMPPMHQQQRAVLTEEYKVPDGMVGFIIGRGGEQISRIQQDSGCKIQIASDSGGMPDRSCMLTGTPDSVQAAKRLLDQIVEKGRPTPYHHGDGPGNTVQEIMIPASKAGLVIGKGGETIKQLQERAGVKMVMIQDGPQNTGADKPLRITGDPYKVQQAKDMVLELIRDQGGFREARNEYGSRLGGNEGIDVPIPRFAVGIVIGRNGEMIKKIQNDAGVRIQFKPDDGSTPERIAQISGPPDRCQHAAEIITDLLRSVQQSGNGGGPGPGGRGRGRGQGNWNMGPPGGLQEFNFFVLTVKTGLIIGKGGETIKSISQQSGARIELQRNPPPNSDPNMKLFTIRGTPQQIDYARQLIEEKIGGPVNPLGPPVPHGPHGGVPGPHGPPGPQGPGQPMGPYNPPPYNPGPPGPAPHGPPAPYAPQGWGNTYPHWQQPAPADPSKAGTDPNSAAWAAYYAHYYQQQAPQPPAAPSAGPASTQTNGQVDPPAAPQAGQVDYTKAWEEYYKKMGQQAPAQDYSKAWEEYYKKQGQTVPAAGAAPPAGQADYSAAWAEYYRQQAAYYAQTSPQAMPQHPPAPQGQ, from the exons ATTGCTGCAAAAATTGGAGGTGATGCTGGTCCCCCAGCTGTTAACACCAATGACTATGGCTTTACCGGGCAGAAGAGGCCACTGGATGACGGAGGTGCGTTTATAGAATGGGAAGTTGCTTCAGATTCAC ATCAACCAGAAGCAAAGAAAGTTGCTCCTACTAATAATGACT CTTTCCAGTCTTCAATGCCTCCTATGCATCAGCAACAGAG GGCTGTTCTAACAGAAGAGTACAAAGTTCCAGATGGAATGGTTGGATTCA TTATTGGAAGAGGCGGTGAACAGATATCACGCATTCAACAAGACTCTGGATGCAAAATACAAATTGCTTCCG atAGCGGTGGTATGCCTGACAGGTCCTGCATGTTAACTGGCACCCCTGACTCTGTACA AGCTGCAAAGAGACTACTAGATCAGATAGTGGAGAAGGGTAGGCCTACACCTTACCATCATGGAGACGGTCCAGGAAATACGGTTCAGGAAATCATGATTCCAGCCAGTAAAGCTGGCTTAGTTATTGGCAAAGGAGGCGAGACCATTAAACAGCTGCAG GAACGTGCAGGGGTTAAAATGGTCATGATTCAAGATGGACCTCAGAACACAGGAGCAGACAAGCCATTGAGAATTACTGGGGATCCTTACAAAGTACAG CAAGCAAAGGATATGGTATTAGAATTAATACGTGACCAAGGAGGTTTCAGGGAAGCAAGGAATGAATACGGTTCAAGATTAGGTGGCAATGAAGGGATAGAT GTCCCAATACCACGATTTGCAGTTGGAATTGTAATAGGTAGAAATGGCGAAATGATAAAGAAAATTCAGAATGACGCAGGTGTTAGAATACAGTTTAAACCAG ATGATGGATCAACTCCAGAAAGAATAGCACAAATTAGTGGtcctccagacaggtgtcagcatgcAGCAGAGATCATCACAGACTTGCTCCGTAGTGTCCAG cagtctGGAAATGGTGGTGGTCCTGGTCCAGGTGGAAGAGGAAGGGGCAGAGGCCAAGGAAACTGGAACATGGGCCCCCCAGGCGGACTTCAAGAGTTCAATTTCTTTGTCTTGACAGTAAAAACTGGCCTCATAATTGGAAAAG GGGGTGAGACTATTAAAAGCATAAGCCAACAGTCTGGTGCCAGAATAGAGCTACAGAGAAACCCTCCACCAAACTCTGACCCCAACATGAAGTTATTTACCATTCGTGGGACTCCTCAGCAAATAGATTATGCAAGACAACTTATTGAAGAGAAGATAGGG GGTCCAGTAAATCCATTAGGTCCTCCAGTTCCTCATGGCCCTCATGGTGGTGTACCTGGACCCCATGGACCTCCAGGACCCCAAGGCCCCGGGCAACCAATGGGACCCTACAACCCTCCACCATACAACCCAGGTCCCCCAGGACCTGCACCCCA TGGCCCTCCTGCTCCTTACGCCCCTCAGGGCTGGGGAAATACATACCCACACTGGCAGCAGCCAGCTCCAGCAGATCCAA GTAAAGCAGGAACAGACCCCAATTCTGCAGCTTGGGCAGCTTATTATGCTCACTATTACCAACAGCAAGCACCCCAACCACCTGCAGCACCATCTGCTGGACCAGCTTCAACCCAAACTAATGGACAAG TTGATCCCCCAGCTGCACCTCAAGCTGGACAAGTGGACTACACAAAAGCTTGGGAAGAGTATTACAAAAAAATGG gtcaaCAAGCACCAGCACAAGATTATTCCAAAGCATGGGAAGAATACTATAAAAAGCAAG GACAAACCGTTCCAGCAGCAGGAGCAGCTCCACCTGCTGGTCAAGCAGATTACAGTGCTGCCTGGGCAGAATACTACAGACAGCAAGCAGCATATTATGCTCAGACAAGTCCACAAGCAATGCCACAGCATCCCCCCGCACCACAG ggccAATAA